In Alkalispirillum mobile, the DNA window GGTGCCCTGCAGCGTGTTGTAGGCCTCGACGAACTCGCGCACCGCGCCCTCGGCGGCACCCTGCTCCTCGCTGACGTTCACCTGCGCCGTCTCGTCCTCCTCGTTGACGGTGAGGGAGACGCCGTCGATGGCGTCGTTGATCTCGTTGGTGGGGCGTTCGATCTCCAGGCCGTCCACCAGGACGCGGGCGTTCTGCGCCTCGGTCAGCTCGTCGGCAGCGCCTTGCCCGTCTTCGTCCAGATCCTCGCGGGAGAACGCCAGGTTGTTCAGCAGAGCCTCGTCGCCATCCTCCGCGTCCACCTCCAGGGCGGTCACCGAGTTCTCTTCCCCGGTCTCCCGACTGGTCAGCACCAGCCGCGGCCCCTCGCCATCATCCACCACGGAGGCGCGCACGTTCTGGCTCTCCTGATTGATGATCGCGCGCACGTCCTGCAGGGTGTCGGCCCCTTCCTCCAGCTCGAAGGTCTCGGTACTGCCGTCCTCGAAGGCGAGGGCGAAGCTGCCGGCACCCAGCGAGGTGCTGCCGGCGGAGAAGTCATCCACCCCGGCAAACGCATCCTCGGTGGTGGCCACGCGTTGGGCCTGGGCGATCTGTTCCACTTCCACGTTGTAGCTGCCGGGCGGCGCGTCGTCGTCCGCCGAGACGCTGACTGCCTGCTCGTTGTTGCTGGACGCCTCCACGCTGCGGAAATCCCCCTCGCTGGAGACGCTGCCCAGTGCCCCGCCGAACTCGGACACCGCCTGCTGCAGCTTACCCAGCCCGGAGATCTCCGATTCCAGCCGCTGCTCCTGGCGGTCGATGCGTTGCTGCGCGGGCTGGCGCTCCGCCTCGACCAATTGCGTAACCATGTCCTGGATATCCATTCCGGAACCGACGCCCAGGGAACTGATGCTAGCCATAATGACCATCCACTGCGTTGTGACCCTCTCCCCGACCGCGGGCTGGCGGGCGGGGGCCGCATGGTCCCATACAAGAATTGAACCACGCCAGGGTGTTGAGGAGTTGCCGACCTGCTATCCCGCCCTATCGGCGAAGTGCCCGTGACCTTTAACAATTTTTGGCCCCGGATACGCATCCGGTCGGTGGTCAACCCGTGCCGGCGCCGGGCAGTCCGCTACCGTCAGGGTCGGCAAGGGCTTGCCTGCTGCCCCAATCTGCCTAGCGTGCAGGGTAGGGCAAATCGGGTGCAGGTTCCGGCCCCCGATCCGGTACTATGCTAAAAACCATCACTATTAGACGGAGAGGGCCATGCAGGGCGTACTGGACGAGCGGCTGTTGATGGCGGCATTGGAGCAGTCGTACAACGCGGTGGTGGTGACCGAACCGCAGCTGGACGGGCCCGGGCCGAGAATCCGTTACGTCAACGCGGCGTTTGAGCAGATGACCGGCTACCGGCGCGAGGAGCTCATTGGCCAGACGCCCGCCATGCTCCAGGGCCCGGCCACCGACCCGGAGGAACTGCAGCGCCTGCGCCGGCAACTGGAGCAGGGCGAGTTCTTCGAGGGCAGCGCGGTCAACTACCGCAAGGATGGGCGGCCCTATCACGTGCAGTGGTCCATATCGCCGGTCCTGGACGACGACGGCGTCGTCACCGCCTGGTTGTCGATTCAGCGGGATGTGACCCGGGAGCGTCAGCTCGAGCAGGAGGCCCGCCTGCTCTCCACCGCGGTGGAGGCCTCCGCGGCCAGTATCCTGATCACCGACCCGGAAGGCAGGATCGTCTACGTCAACCGCGGCTTCGAGCAGATCACCGGCTATCGCCGTGATGAGGTCATCGGTCAGAGCCCCAGGCTGTTGAGCTTTGGCGAGCAGTCGCGCCGTTTCTACTCGGACCTGTGGTCCACCCTGGAGCGCGGCGAGACCTTCCGCGGTACCTTCGTTAACCGCGATCGGCACGGGCGGCGCTTTTACCTGCAGCAAAGCATCACCCCGGTGCTGGGCGATCACGGCGAGGTGATCCGATACGTGGGGACCGGGAAGGACATCACCGAGCGGGTGCGCATCGAGGACGAGCTCAAGCGCGCGGCGACCACCGATGCCCTGACCGGTCTGGCCAACCGGTTGAGCTTCGAGCAGTTGCTGGAGCGCGAGTACGAACGTGCCCGCCGCTACGATTGTCCGCTGTCGCTGGTGATGTTCGACCTCGACCTTTTCAAGGACATCAATGACCAGCACGGGCACGAGGCCGGGGATGCCGTGTTGCGCGCCCTGGCCGGACTGGTGCTGGCCAACGTGCGCACGGCCGATACGGTGGCCCGCTGGGGCGGCGAGGAGTTCATGATCCTGTTGCCGGAGACCGGCCTGCGATCGGCGGAGATCCTCGCCGAGAAGTTGCGCGAGCGGGTGGCCGCGCACCGGTTTGCCCACGGCGACCCGGTGACCGCCAGCTTCGGCGTCTCGGCATTGCGCGAGGATGATACCCGCAAGGACTTGTTGCGCCGGGTGGACGAGGCGCTCTACCGGGCCAAGCACCTGGGCCGCGACCGCGTGGCATGCCTGAACAGCTGACGCTGGCACCACCGCGGTTCGAGCCCCCTTTCTGGTTGGCCAGCGGCCATGCCCAGACCCTCTGGCCAGCGCTGGTCCGGCGACCGCCCGCCGTGGCCCGTCAGTGCGAACGGCTCGCGCTGCCCGATGGCGATGAGCTCAACCTGGTCTGGGGCCCGGGGCCGCGAACCGGCCCCTTGGTGCTGATCCTGCACGGGCTGGCGGGCAGTGCCACGGCCTCTTACGTGCAGGGGCTGATGGCAGCACTGGCGCAGGCGGCGATGGGATCGGTGGTGATGGAGTTTCGAGGCGCCGGGGTGCGCCCCAACCGCTTGCCCCGCTTCTTCCATGCCGGCGAGACCGAGGACGTCCAGTGCGCGGTCCAGCATGTACGCGCGCGCCACCCCGACCGGCCACTGGCCCTGGTGGGCTTCTCCATGGGCGGCATCGTGGGACTGAACTGGCTGGGCAGGCTGGGTGTCCGGGCGGCGGTTGAGCAGGCGGTCATCGTCTCGGCGCCGTTGCAGCTGGCGGAGTGCTCCCGCCGGCTGGACCGCGGGTTCTCGCGCCTCTACCAGTGGGCCATGGTGCGCGATCTCAAGGCCATGTTGGCGCGCAAGCGCGAGGCCGGCTGCCCACCGCCCCAGGCCGAGGCCGCCTTCCGCGCCCGCAGCCTGTGGGAGTTCGACGACCGGCTGACCGCGCCGCTGCACGGTTTTGACGGCGCTGCCGATTACTATCAGCGGTGCGCCCCGGAGCAGCGCCTGGGGTGCATCCGCGTGCCCACCCTGATGATCAACGCTGCCGACGACCCCTTCTGCCCGGCCGATACCCTGCCCCCGCCCGGTGCGTTGACCCCCTGGGTGCAGCTGGCCATGAGCCCCGGCGGCGGCCACCTGGGTTTCGTGGCGGGCTGGCCCTGGCGACCCCGCTACTGGCTGGAGCCCACCCTGGTGGC includes these proteins:
- a CDS encoding sensor domain-containing diguanylate cyclase — encoded protein: MQGVLDERLLMAALEQSYNAVVVTEPQLDGPGPRIRYVNAAFEQMTGYRREELIGQTPAMLQGPATDPEELQRLRRQLEQGEFFEGSAVNYRKDGRPYHVQWSISPVLDDDGVVTAWLSIQRDVTRERQLEQEARLLSTAVEASAASILITDPEGRIVYVNRGFEQITGYRRDEVIGQSPRLLSFGEQSRRFYSDLWSTLERGETFRGTFVNRDRHGRRFYLQQSITPVLGDHGEVIRYVGTGKDITERVRIEDELKRAATTDALTGLANRLSFEQLLEREYERARRYDCPLSLVMFDLDLFKDINDQHGHEAGDAVLRALAGLVLANVRTADTVARWGGEEFMILLPETGLRSAEILAEKLRERVAAHRFAHGDPVTASFGVSALREDDTRKDLLRRVDEALYRAKHLGRDRVACLNS
- a CDS encoding hydrolase, translated to MPEQLTLAPPRFEPPFWLASGHAQTLWPALVRRPPAVARQCERLALPDGDELNLVWGPGPRTGPLVLILHGLAGSATASYVQGLMAALAQAAMGSVVMEFRGAGVRPNRLPRFFHAGETEDVQCAVQHVRARHPDRPLALVGFSMGGIVGLNWLGRLGVRAAVEQAVIVSAPLQLAECSRRLDRGFSRLYQWAMVRDLKAMLARKREAGCPPPQAEAAFRARSLWEFDDRLTAPLHGFDGAADYYQRCAPEQRLGCIRVPTLMINAADDPFCPADTLPPPGALTPWVQLAMSPGGGHLGFVAGWPWRPRYWLEPTLVAWLAARLNRPRAAAG
- the fliD gene encoding flagellar filament capping protein FliD, with translation MASISSLGVGSGMDIQDMVTQLVEAERQPAQQRIDRQEQRLESEISGLGKLQQAVSEFGGALGSVSSEGDFRSVEASSNNEQAVSVSADDDAPPGSYNVEVEQIAQAQRVATTEDAFAGVDDFSAGSTSLGAGSFALAFEDGSTETFELEEGADTLQDVRAIINQESQNVRASVVDDGEGPRLVLTSRETGEENSVTALEVDAEDGDEALLNNLAFSREDLDEDGQGAADELTEAQNARVLVDGLEIERPTNEINDAIDGVSLTVNEEDETAQVNVSEEQGAAEGAVREFVEAYNTLQGTLTELNAYDPEEDEAGPLNGDATLRSVQSRMRQLINEPIPNAEGPVQTLADLGMTTQRDGTLSVDDQQLSQALNENRLDVVRLFTDEEDGMTRRLEDAVDEFTGADSVIGNRTDSLQDRMGALEPQQERLDNRMERREESLIREFSAMDQMVAEMNQTGDYLANNLPGGGGGGALPM